From Dioscorea cayenensis subsp. rotundata cultivar TDr96_F1 chromosome 13, TDr96_F1_v2_PseudoChromosome.rev07_lg8_w22 25.fasta, whole genome shotgun sequence, the proteins below share one genomic window:
- the LOC120274687 gene encoding LOW QUALITY PROTEIN: alpha-1,4 glucan phosphorylase L isozyme, chloroplastic/amyloplastic-like (The sequence of the model RefSeq protein was modified relative to this genomic sequence to represent the inferred CDS: deleted 3 bases in 3 codons), which translates to MASPVNLRSSFSSIPRSSTDFRSSSIVPFTSQLFFSVRPGRSSRRCPSRALRVRSIISDRDLQDPASGDDFLDGINTFSVDSKAIERRIKFHAEFTPSFSPEHFNLPKAYFATAESVRDELIRNWNLTYDCYERMNMKQAYYLSLEFLQGRALLNAIGNLELTGGYADALTKLGHSLESVARQEPDAALGNGGLGRLASCFLDSLATLNYPAWGYGLRYKYGLFQQNITKDGQDEVAESWLEMGYPWEIVRNDVSYPIKFYGKVVVDSNGKKNWIGGENIKAVAYDVPIPGYKTKSTINLRLWSTKVQPQDFDLSAFNAGDHTEANQAQANAEKICFILYPGDESVEGKSLRLKQQYTLCSASLQDIIARFERRSGNLVNWEDFPEKVAVQMNDTHPTLCIPELIRLLVDVKGLSWKEAWSITQRTMAYTNHTVLPEALEKWSLDLMQKLLPRHVEIIEMIDEELMNEIISVYGTEDLGLLEQKLVRMRILENLDFPEPVAKLFVKPKKQKVKSKEKILVESLLPSDIVENEESEAQAASEEVETEEVETIEVKTEEVETEEIETEEAETEEVEIVEEDPADKDPSFLKSDPKLPKMVRMANLCVVGGHAVNGVAEIHSEIVKDEVFNDFYKLWPSKFQNKTNGVTPRRWIRFCNPELSKIITKWLGTEDWVLNTEKLGELRQFADNEDLHKEWKVAKRNNKLKVVSLIKERTGYIVSPDAMFDIQVKRIHEYKRQLLNILGIVYRYKQMKEMSATEREEKFVPRVCIFGGKAFATYVQAKRIVKFITDVAATVNNDPDIGDLLKVVFVPDYNVSVAEALIPASELSQHISTAGMEASGTSNMKFSMNGCVLIGTLDGANVEIRQEVGEDNFFLFGAFAHEIAGLRKERAAGKFVPDPRFEEVKKFIRSGAFGTYNYGELMGSLEGNEGFGRADYFLVGKDFPSYIKCQEQVDKAYRDQKKWTRMSILNTAGSYKFSSDRTIHEYAKEIWSIEPVLLP; encoded by the exons ATGGCTTCTCCCGTGAATCTCCGATCCAGTTTCAGCTCCATTCCGAGATCTTCCACTGATTTTAGATCCAGTTCCATCGTCCCCTTCACCTCCCAGCTCTTCTTCTCCGTTCGGCCTGGGCGGAGCTCGCGGCGATGCCCCTCGAGAGCTCTCCGAGTGCGTAGCATCATCTCAGACCGAGACCTTCAGGATCCGGCCTCTGGAGACG ATTTTCTGGATGGGATAAACACCTTCTCAGTTGATTCTAAAGCCATTGAAAGGAGAATCAAATTCCATGCTGAATTCACACCTTCATTTTCTCCGGAGCATTTCAACCTTCCTAAGGCTTACTTTGCTACAGCTGAAAGTGTTCGTGATGAACTTATAAGGAATTGGAACCTTACATATGATTGCTATGAAAGAATGAATATGAAGCAAGCATACTATTTATCCTTGGAGTTTCTTCAG GGCAGAGCTCTTCTGAATGCAATTGGTAATTTAGAGCTTACGGGAGGGTATGCAGACGCGTTAACAAAACTTGGGCATAGCCTTGAGAGCGTAGCCAGGCAG GAACCTGATGCTGCACTTGGCAATGGTGGGCTTGGACGGTTAGCATCATGTTTTTTGGATTCTTTGGCCACACTGAATTACCCTGCATGGGGCTATGGGCTTAGGTACAAATATGGATTGTTCCAACAGAACATCACGAAAGATGGTCAAGACGAAGTTGCAGAAAGTTGGTTGGAG ATGGGATATCCCTGGGAGATTGTCAGGAACGATGTTTCCTATCCAATTAAGTTTTATGGAAAGGTTGTTGTTGACTCCAATGGAAAGAAAAACTGGATTGGTGGGGAGAATATAAAGGCTGTCGCATATGATGTCCCCATACCTGGATACAAGACTAAAAGCACTATCAATCTTCGTTTATGGTCAACAAAAGTACAACCACAGGATTTTGATTTAAGTGCTTTTAATGCTGGAGATCACACAGAA GCAAATCAGGCTCAAGCAAATGCTGAAAag ATTTGCTTTATATTATACCCTGGAGACGAATCTGTGGAAGGGAAGAGTCTTCGTTTGAAACAACAATATACTCTATGCTCTGCTTCTCTTCAAGATATTATTGCCCGTTTTGAGAGAAGATCTGGAAATCTGGTGAACTGGGAAGATTTTCCTGAAAAAGTTGCTGTTCAGATGAACGACACTCATCCGACTCTTTGCATTCCAGAGCTGATAAGGTTATTGGTCGACGTGAAGGGCTTGAGTTGGAAGGAAGCTTGGAGCATCACTCAGCG AACTATGGCATACACTAACCATACAGTTCTTCCCGAAGCTTTGGAGAAGTGGAGCTTGGACCTTATGCAGAAGCTGCTTCCTCGGCATGTTGAAATTATAGAAATGATAGATGAGGAG CTGATGAATGAAATAATCTCCGTGTATGGGACAGAAGACCTTGGACTTTTGGAGCAAAAGCTTGTGCGAATGAGAATTTTGGAGAATTTAGATTTTCCTGAACCAGTTGCCAAATTGTTTGTGaaaccaaagaaacaaaagGTTAAGTCAAAGGAAAAAATACTTGTGGAGTCCTTGCTGCCCTCTGATATAGTTGAAAATGAAGAATCTGAAGCTCAAGCTGCGTCTGAAGAAGTTGAAACAGAAGAAGTTGAAACAATAGAAGTTAAAACAGAAGAAGTTGAAACAGAAGAAATTGAAACAGAAGAAGCTGAAACAGAAGAAGTTGAAATAGTAGAAGAGGATCCTGCTGATAAAGATCCATCATTTCTAAAATCAGATCCTAAATTGCCAAAAATGGTCCGCATGGCCAATCTCTGTGTTGTAGGAGGGCATGCAGTGAATGGAGTTGCTGAAATTCACAGTGAAATTGTGAAAGATGAAGTTTTCAATGACTTCTACAAG CTGTGGCcgtcaaaatttcaaaacaaaacaaatggaGTGACGCCAAGACGTTGGATCCGGTTTTGCAATCCAGAGCTTAGTAAAATTATAACCAAATGGCTTGGCACAGAAGACTGGGTCTTGAACACTGAGAAGCTTGGAGAACTTAGACAG TTTGCTGATAATGAGGATCTCCACAAGGAGTGGAAGGTTGCGAAGAGAAACAACAAGTTGAAGGTTGTTTCATTAATTAAAGAGAGAACTGGATATATTGTCAGTCCTGATGCAATGTTTGACATTCAG gtgaAGAGGATTCATGAATATAAGCGTCAACTGCTCAACATCCTTGGAATCGTCTATCGCTACAAGCAGATGAAAGAAATGAGCGCCACAGAAAGGGAAGAAAAGTTTGTTCCTCGGGTCTGCATATTTGGAGGTAAAGCATTTGCCACATATGTACAGGCAAAGAGGATAGTGAAGTTCATAACAGATGTTGCAGCTACTGTCAATAATGATCCAGACATTGGAGATCTTCTGAAG GTTGTTTTTGTTCCTGATTACAATGTTAGCGTTGCAGAAGCACTCATTCCAGCAAGTGAATTATCTCAGCATATTAG CACTGCTGGAATGGAGGCTAGTGGGACTAGCAATATGAAATTTTCGATGAATGGCTGTGTTCTGATCGGAACCTTGGATGGAGCCAATGTCGAGATAAGGCAAGAAGTAGGCGAGGAT AACTTTTTCCTGTTCGGTGCC TTTGCTCATGAGATTGCTGGCTTAAGGAAAGAAAGAGCGGCTGGAAAG TTTGTGCCAGACCCACGGTTTGAAGAAGTTAAGAAATTCATTCGCAGTGGTGCCTTCGGAACTTATAACTACGGAGAACTGATGGGGTCTTTAGAAGGAAACGAAGGTTTCGGGCGTGCAGATTATTTTCTCGTCGGCAAGGACTTCCCGAGTTACATCAAATGCCAAGAGCAGGTTGACAAAGCATACAGAGATCAGAAG AAATGGACTCGAATGTCAATCTTGAACACGGCAGGTTCTTACAAGTTTAGCAGCGACCGGACAATTCATGAATACGCGAAGGAGATTTGGAGCATTGAACCTGTTTTGCTGCCATGA
- the LOC120274875 gene encoding myosin-9-like: MSTADAVELLRQRIICKERLESNANAQLSWHFEDRRYVEELEKELRNCSQEIGYLQDQLNLRNVEANYMAENVHSLELKLAAMGKLNEKINLLSEELVRSESQRLILMQELKHREEALQDSVFQIEQLETSVSSISLDSECEVESIKLSVTALEQRCIEAERISQDAVAENDELNRQLKEFELRLQEAEEEISHLEQEKTVLQENLRMSKRITGESFCKVGELLDKWLKQNSSLFTDEYDHCLSHESRNEFLLANETCACGEVLGPFLSKLAVVTAQDDKLKIEIEKMSSQINESELLVKQLKEELRVEKLKAKEEAEDLTQEMAELRYQITSMLEEECKRRACIEQASLLRIQELESLLRKEREKSSSALRRLHEAHDLLEIRSMEIRQLKEELEGYHLGTKLEIASADSKSSTSNNICGENESHWPLVPWHA; encoded by the exons ATGTCTACTGCGGATGCTGTGGAACTCTTGAGGCAAAGAATCATTTGCAAAGAG AGGTTGGAATCAAATGCAAATGCACAATTATCATGGCACTTTGAAGACAGGAGATATGTTGAGGAATTGGAAAAGGAGCTAAGGAACTGTTCACAGGAAATAG GTTACTTGCAGGATCAACTAAATTTGAGGAATGTTGAAGCTAATTACATGGCTGAGAATGTACACAGTCTTGAATTGAAGCTGGCAGCAATGGGCAAATTGAATGAGAAAATAAATCTTTTGAGTGAGGAACTTGTGCGGTCAGAGTCACAACGGTTGATTTTGATGCAGGAATTGAAACATAGAGAAGAAGCGCTGCAAGACTCTGTTTTTCAGATTGAGCAACTGGAGACATCGGTGTCATCCATCTCTTTGGATTCTGAGTGTGAAGTAGAGAGCATTAAACTTAGTGTAACAGCCTTAGAGCAGAGATGCATTGAAGCTGAGAGGATAAGTCAGGATGCTGTGGCTGAGAATGATGAACTAAATCGACAGTTGAAAGAATTTGAACTCCGGCTTCAAGAGGCCGAAGAAGAGATTAGCCATCTTGAGCAAGAGAAGACAGTCTTGCAGGAGAATCTGAGAATGTCAAAGAGGATTACAGGTGAATCTTTTTGTAAAGTTGGAGAGCTACTTGACAAGTGGCTGAAACAAAATAGTAGTTTGTTCACTGATGAATACGATCATTGTTTATCACATGAGTCAAGAAATGAGTTCCTACTTGCTAATGAGACATG TGCTTGTGGAGAAGTCTTGGGTCCATTCCTTTCGAAACTGGCTGTTGTTACAGCTCAGGATGATAAGTTAAAGATCGAGATTGAGAAAATGTCGAGTCAGATCAATGAATCTGAACTTCTAGTTAAGCAGCTTAAG GAAGAACTACGGGTAGAAAAGCTTAAGGCAAAGGAAGAAGCCGAAGATTTAACCCAAGAAATGGCTGAACTGAGGTACCAAATTACAAGCATGCTAGAGGAAGAATGTAAACGCCGAGCTTGTATTGAACAAGCATCACTTTTGCGGATTCAAGAGTTGGAGTCactg TTGCGAAAGGAGCGGGAAAAATCTAGCTCTGCTCTTCGACGTCTCCACGAAGCACATGATCTACTTGAAATACGATCCATGGAGATCAGGCAATTGAAAGAGGAATTAGAG GGATACCATTTGGGAACCAAACTGGAAATAGCTTCTGCAGATTCCAAATCATCGACATCGAATAACATTTGCGGAGAGAACGAATCACATTGGCCTCTTGTGCCATGGCATGCTTGA
- the LOC120274468 gene encoding probable WRKY transcription factor 57: MEEKGRALRSEASGDSSWAFAGDGAGISSPSYFHDGESSLLSEFGWSIPLESSGVSGMDLIDPPPPTLIHALSPRSAAGSGDAASSSSSDDTAPPPPPPRGSSEPGEKSASETPSKATKKGQKRTRQPRVAFMTKSDIDHLEDGYRWRKYGQKAVKNSPFPRSYYRCTNSKCMVKKRVERSSEDPGIVITTYEGQHCHHSVTFPRGGGAGHIHGAAALATQLATSSIPHIYYPPISFPQNNSIHPVQLLQLPHEEVHDSPTLIERVSANSPPTDQGLLGDIVPPGMRNR; encoded by the exons ATGGAGGAGAAGGGGCGGGCGCTGAGATCCGAGGCGTCAGGAGATTCAAGCTGGGCTTTCGCCGGCGATGGGGCCGGAATTTCATCGCCGAGCTACTTCCACGATGGAGAGAGTAGTCTTTTGAGCGAGTTCGGATGGAGTATTCCTCTCGAATCAAGCGGCGTCTCCGGCATGGATCTCATCGACCCCCCTCCTCCGACCTTGATCCATGCCTTGTCACCACGATCGGCGGCTGGATCCGGTGATGCGGCGTCTTCAAGCTCCAGTGATGACACCGCTCCTCCACCTCCTCCGCCCAGAGGCTCATCGGAGCCCGGCGAGAAATCGGCTTCTGAGACGCC AAGTAAAGCGACTAAAAAAGGACAAAAGAGAACACGTCAACCCAGAGTTGCATTCATGACTAAGAGTGATATAGATCATCTTGAAGATGGTTATAGATGGAGAAAATATGGGCAGAAAGCTGTTAAAAATAGCCCTTTTCCAAG GAGTTACTACAGATGCACAAACAGCAAATGCATGGTGAAAAAAAGAGTCGAAAGATCATCGGAAGACCCGGGAATTGTGATCACAACATATGAAGGCCAGCATTGCCACCACTCAGTCACATTTCCACGAGGCGGCGGAGCCGGACACATTCACGGTGCCGCCGCCCTCGCAACTCAACTGGCTACCTCATCAATCCCCCACATCTATTACCCTCCAATCTCATTCCCTCAAAACAATTCAATTCATCCAGTGCaactccttcaacttccacatGAAGAAGTACATGATAGTCCTACTTTAATTGAGAGAGTTTCTGCTAATTCTCCTCCAACTGATCAAGGCCTTTTAGGTGACATTGTTCCTCCAGGAATGAGAAACAGATAA
- the LOC120274491 gene encoding 26S proteasome non-ATPase regulatory subunit 10, with product MAMGMEIDAQAKPEDLFRVAESGKASLFASFSDDELRRASSLRNEDGRSLLHVAVSSGHSEVVRVLAKGDPAVSGVNSTDEEGWAPIHSASSSGNVEIVEILLTRGADVNLANDGGRIALHYAASKGWLKVAEILISHGSKLNRKDKVGCTPLHRAASVGNSEMCELLIEEGAEVDAVDKAGETPLMNAVICENKEVALLLIRHGANVDAEDKEGYTVLGRASDTFRPVLVDAAKVMLED from the exons ATGGCGATGGGCATGGAGATTGATGCGCAGGCGAAGCCCGAGGACCTATTCCGTGTGGCGGAGAGTGGTAAAGCATCGCTCTTTGCGTCTTTCTCCGATGATGAGCTCCGACGGGCTTCCTCTCTCCGGAATGAGGACGGCCGTTCCCTTCTCCACGTCGCTGTTTCCTCCGGCCACAGCGAG GTAGTGAGAGTGCTGGCGAAGGGGGATCCGGCGGTGAGTGGTGTTAATAGTACTGATGAAGAAGGTTGGGCGCCGATTCACTCCGCTTCGAGTTCGGGAAATGTGGAGATTGTTGAGATTTTGCTCACTAGAG GAGCTGATGTAAATTTAGCTAATGATGGTGGTCGTATTGCGCTTCATTATGCTGCTAGCAAGGGCTGGTTGAAAGTGGCTGAAATTCTGATCTCTCATGGTTCGAAACTCAATAGAAAAGATAAG GTTGGTTGTACTCCACTGCACAGAGCAGCAAGCGTAGGTAACTCGGAGATGTGTGAGCTATTGATCGAGGAAGGTGCTGAAGTTGATGCTGTCGACAAGGCTGGCGAAACACCTCTAATGAATGCAGTTATCTGCGAAAATAAAGAG GTTGCTCTTTTGCTTATCCGGCACGGAGCCAACGTCGATGCAGAAGACAAGGAAGGCTACACAGTTCTCGGCCGTGCGTCAGATACTTTCAGACCTGTTCTAGTTGATGCTGCCAAGGTCATGCTGGAAGACTAA
- the LOC120274493 gene encoding uncharacterized protein At5g01610-like — protein sequence MAMEKALTKVGSFWISKKAKEEIYSIGEDLSRFSNTVEEKAKWVFEKLKGKPQKALPELLREYNLPPGLFPRNIICYEFDETKGKLVVHLPSTCEVSFKDSSVLRYAARVKATLSRGKLSNVEGMKTKLLVWVKVTGVSVESYKSDKVCFTAGVKKLRPKDAYGIPHDSIKIDEF from the exons ATGGCAATGGAGAAGGCTCTCACCAAGGTGGGGAGTTTCTGGATCTCCAAGAAAGCCAAGGAGGAGATCTACTCCATTGGTGAAGACCTCTCC AGGTTCTCAAACACTGTTGAGGAGAAAGCAAAATGGGTCTTTGAAAAGCTGAAAG GAAAACCACAAAAGGCATTGCCCGAACTTCTCCGAGAATACAACCTTCCTCCCGGCCTTTTCCCGAGGAACATCATCTGCTACGAGTTCGATGAAACAAAAGGGAAGCTCGTCGTCCACCTTCCTTCGACATGTGAGGTCAGCTTCAAAGATTCATCTGTGCTGCGGTACGCCGCCCGTGTCAAAGCAACTCTGTCGAGAGGGAAGCTATCCAATGTCGAAGGTATGAAGACGAAACTCTTGGTTTGGGTGAAGGTGACCGGCGTTTCTGTCGAAAGCTACAAGTCAGACAAGGTTTGCTTCACCGCCGGAGTCAAGAAACTGAGGCCGAAGGATGCTTATGGAATACCGCATGATTCGATCAAGATCGATGAGTTTTGA
- the LOC120274771 gene encoding LOW QUALITY PROTEIN: probable LRR receptor-like serine/threonine-protein kinase At1g74360 (The sequence of the model RefSeq protein was modified relative to this genomic sequence to represent the inferred CDS: deleted 1 base in 1 codon) has translation MSEAEEVLVVNFQFFSFLALLFLLSLLLSPASGDEKANLLQLKHFLQENNKYSHGRYSQWNSSNSSENSPCQWFGITCNDEQHVTGIDLSSSNISGGLFDGFHLFPELTHLNLSHNTIGGPIPPEINKCRALTYLNLSHNIISGELNLTGLTNLHTLDITLNRLEGSIASNFPALCQSLVILNISSNNFTGDIHGSFDECKKLQYLDVSSNHFTGDIWRGFAYLREFCVSENNLTGEISVETFGADCNLEVLDLSVNNLHGEFPESISNCSSLKSLNLRANGFTGVIPSRIGELSELQSLYLGSNRFDRDLPEQLLQCSNLIFLDLSNNSFGGDVQDLFGKLKSVRFLLLHGNSYLGGIEKSGVLQLGNIERLDLSYNNFSGELPAKLDEMKQLKFLVFAWNNFSGRIPPEYGNITGLQALDLSYNKLTGPIPPEIGRLESLLWLMLAGNRISGEIPPEIGNCKSLLWLNLADNEISGRIPPEISKIGRDPSATFEANRRNDGVTAGSGECLAMKRWIPATYQPFSFVYELMTAKTCRFIWDRIIKGFGLFPVCINSSSPVQTLEISGYIQLSRNNLSGEIPAEIGEITNISLLHLDGNNLTGHLPSEISRLPLFILNVSTNRLSGQIPPEIGSMQCLQMLDLAVNNFSGKFPSTLVHLTQLSSFNVSFNPLLSGSIPQEGQFPTFGNASFLGDPLLVFPSLRAPPPPTPVAGRRVTGRAVAFWVFLALTAVFILSGTITVIYCLGSELPIKTDPDPEGAFLSGSKRRSDADVSDSLTPSTSANDVKIFRLDKTAFSYADIVAATGNFSDKYVIGTGGSGTVYKGVLPDGRHVAVKKLNRIGEEGEREFRAEMEVLAGSVGPWFKLGSGWLHPNLVTLYGWCLKGLDRILIYEYMDGGSLEDMIPEWGKFGWERRVQVAVEVARALVFLHHECVPAVVHRDVKASNVLLDKHGRARVADFGLARVMSPGHSHVSTMVAGTVGYVAPEYGQTWQATTKGDVYSFGVLVMELAMGRRAVDERDECLIEWVRRFSKEGWWGLRAAVVPILREAMVMKIDEDVEGLAEMCALLRVGVRCVAESPLARPTMSEVLVMLNNISIGIDTRIDFCSFSSGLGLVQAQVLIKSFRLPDE, from the exons ATGTCTGAAGCAGAGGAGGTGTTGGTGGTGAACTTCCAGTTCTTCTCTTTCCTTGCTCTTCTATTCCTCCTCTCCCTTCTCTTATCCCCAG CATCAGGAGATGAGAAGGCAAATCTCCTTCAACTCAAGCACTTTCTGCAAGAGAACAACAAGTATAGTCATGGACGTTATTCACAATGGAATTCTTCTAACTCTTCAGAGAATTCCCCATGTCAATGGTTTGGTATCACTTGCAACGACGAGCAACATGTCACTGGCATCGATCTATCTTCATCCAATATCTCCGGAGGACTATTCGATGGCTTTCACCTTTTTCCGGAGCTCACACACCTCAACCTCTCTCATAACACCATTGGAGGACCTATCCCTCCGGAGATCAACAAATGTAGAGCTCTCACTTACCTGAATCTCTCCCATAACATCATCTCCGGCGAGCTGAACCTTACCGGCCTCACAAACCTTCACACTCTTGACATCACCCTTAATCGCCTCGAAGGCAGCATTGCTTCGAACTTCCCCGCCTTATGCCAGAGCCTAGTGATTCTTAACATATCTTCCAACAACTTCACCGGTGACATCCACGGCAGCTTTGATGAATGCAAAAAGCTCCAATACCTCGATGTGAGCTCCAACCACTTCACCGGAGATATCTGGAGAGGCTTTGCTTATCTCAGAGAGTTCTGTGTTTCTGAGAACAATCTCACAGGGGAGATCAGTGTAGAGACATTTGGAGCTGATTGCAACCTTGAAGTGCTCGACCTCTCAGTCAACAATCTCCATGGAGAGTTTCCAGAATCCATATCCAATTGCTCAAGTCTCAAATCACTGAACCTAAGAGCTAATGGCTTCACCGGAGTGATTCCATCCAGAATCGGAGAGCTTTCAGAGCTTCAATCTCTGTATCTTGGAAGCAATAGATTTGACAGGGATCTTCCTGAGCAGCTCCTCCAGTGCTCCAATTTGATCTTCCTAGATCTCAGCAACAACAGTTTTGGAGGAGATGTTCAAGATTTATTTGGGAAATTGAAGAGCGTGAGGTTCTTATTGTTGCATGGGAATTCATACCTGGGAGGGATTGAGAAGTCTGGTGTTCTTCAGCTTGGGAACATCGAAAGATTGGATCTTAGCTATAACAATTTTTCCGGTGAATTGCCGGCGAAACTAGATGAGATGAAGCAGCTGAAGTTTTTGGTATTCGCCTGGAATAATTTCTCCGGAAGGATCCCGCCGGAGTATGGGAACATCACAGGGTTGCAAGCTTTGGATCTATCGTATAATAAACTCACCGGTCCGATTCCGCCGGAGATTGGGAGGTTAGAGTCGCTGTTGTGGCTGATGCTCGCCGGGAATAGGATTTCCGGAGAGATACCGCCGGAGATAGGGAACTGCAAGAGCCTCTTGTGGTTGAACCTCGCGGACAATGAGATTTCCGGGAGGATCCCGCCTGAGATCTCGAAGATCGGGAGGGACCCTAGCGCGACGTTCGAAGCAAATCGGAGGAACGATGGAGTCACTGCCGGATCCGGCGAGTGCTTAGCAATGAAAAGATGGATTCCGGCGACCTACCAGCCATTCAGCTTCGTCTACGAGCTGATGACGGCGAAGACGTGCCGATTTATTTGGGATCGGATTATCAAAGGGTTCGGACTCTTCCCCGTTTGCATCAACTCCTCGTCGCCAGtccaaaccctagaaatctcCGGCTATATCCAACTCTCCCGTAACAATTTATCCGGCGAGATCCCGGCCGAGATCGGCGAGATAACCAACATAAGCTTACTCCACCTCGACGGCAACAACCTCACCGGCCATCTCCCATCGGAGATCAGCCGACTCCCACTCTTCATCCTCAACGTCTCCACAAACCGTCTTTCCGGCCAGATCCCGCCGGAGATCGGCTCAATGCAGTGCCTCCAAATGCTAGATCTCGCCGTAAACAACTTCTCCGGCAAATTCCCATCAACCCTAGTCCATCTCACACAGCTAAGCTCCTTCAACGTCTCCTTCAACCCACTCCTCTCCGGTTCAATCCCGCAAGAGGGCCAGTTCCCAACCTTCGGCAACGCATCCTTCCTCGGCGACCCCTTGCTCGTCTTCCCCTCACTGagagcaccaccaccaccaacgcCAGTCGCCGGCCGGCGGGTCACCGGCCGGGCGGTGGCCTTCTGGGTGTTCCTCGCCCTCACGGCGGTCTTCATCCTCTCCGGGACAATCACTGTTATATACTGCCTCGGG TCAGAACTCCCCATCAAAACGGATCCAGATCCCGAGGGAGCATTCCTCTCCGGCTCCAAACGGCGCAGTGACGCCGACGTCTCCGACTCACTAACCCCATCCACGTCAGCAAACGACGTCAAGATTTTCCGTTTAGACAAAACGGCGTTCAGTTACGCCGACATCGTAGCGGCAACCGGCAACTTCTCCGACAAATATGTTATCGGCACCGGCGGATCCGGTACAGTTTACAAAGGAGTATTACCAGACGGAAGACACGTGGCGGTCAAGAAGCTGAACCGAATTGGAGAAGAAGGCGAGAGGGAGTTCCGGGCCGAGATGGAGGTTTTAGCCGGTTCAGTCGGACCCTGGTTCAAGTTGGGTTCAGGTTGGTTGCACCCAAATCTAGTCACATTGTACGGATGGTGCCTTAAAGGGTTGGACCGTATACTTATATACGAATACATGGACGGAGGGAGCTTGGAGGATATGATACCGGAATGGGGCAAGTTCGGATGGGAGAGAAGGGTTCAGGTGGCGGTCGAGGTGGCGCGAGCACTGGTGTTTTTGCACCATGAGTGTGTGCCGGCCGTAGTTCACCGAGATGTGAAGGCAAGTAATGTTCTGCTTGATAAACACGGTCGTGCGAGAGTCGCGGATTTTGGATTGGCTCGAGTCATGAGTCCTGGACATAGTCATGTTAGTACAATGGTGGCTGGAACAGTCGGGTATGTCGCACCTGAGTATGGACAGACTTGGCAGGCTACTACTAAAGGCGATGTGTATAGTTTCGGTGTTTTGGTTATGGAATTGGCAATGGGAAGGAGGGCTGTGGATGAAAGAGATGAGTGTTTGATTGAATGGGTCCGGAGATTTAGTAAAGAAGGTTGGTGGGGGCTTAGAGCAGCTGTTGTACCTATTTTGCGAGAAGCGATGGTTATGAAGATAGATGAGGATGTGGAAGGGTTGGCAGAGATGTGTGCATTACTAAGAGTGGGTGTGCGGTGTGTGGCCGAGAGCCCACTTGCTCGGCCGACTATGAGTGAAGTATTGGTTATGCTTAACAATATCTCTATTGGGATTGATACACGTATTGACTTTTGTAGTTTTAGTTCGGGTCTGGGTCTGGTTCAGGCTCAGGTTTTGATCAAGAGTTTTCGTCTCCCAGatgaatga